A stretch of the Meles meles chromosome 19, mMelMel3.1 paternal haplotype, whole genome shotgun sequence genome encodes the following:
- the LOC123931502 gene encoding inactive serine/threonine-protein kinase TEX14-like isoform X2, which translates to MLATWDLCTYTAVELGGGCLPWTVHEAPVSRVVQVDGENSAGQTGLFLSALLGHSSAVQLLLTFGANPNHRCLDGSTPVHAGAFSGRSLVMLHLLQAGGDLRLHDQQGRTPWDWAEQGGAKQSWEVLELLELCRAHMSALVCDGELAVSASLGQLQAGCRHSLCGSLSLPRRECADRAPRRERIRRPPRIPALGFGQLSCLRPLGLVTGIPLADPKELLPAQGEPDRTYESSSHTLMANLLWRGHPVTARKLKAPGAQPDVLLADLQHCSTLHHPNLLLLMALSPSADLSGLCLLFEPVWLGSLHVVLHPRGPSPEGPRAVPGLLPGHLLLQVLEALLFLQARWHAHGGLSSHAVQLVRPGLAKVSSLEHGRPLHQRWLQPRPQQGYSWGGLGPGLPPPPELYPWLPLELICGDTPAATSDLYSFCILAQEVFTGQLPWAGRKGPEVKAKLEAGESPALDPLVPAPYQALVQAGLGLGPADRWGSLQNTRYLLQEAMAQDSAPEVSSWMHWTTRCPASQDFLPDTLYCEVAPRTKIPPRPVPPVMSLGLSPCQALKTPEVTGRSRVQRAPAWDSGSSLTLGNSPSPGSSLYPGSSPATRVSLHHCLEPSSTEPSTELIRGCLFSSLQKMDLLEEIIAELQGGCPLRDKPSLDPAPETDS; encoded by the exons ATGCTGGCCACATGGGACCTGTGTACATACACTGCAGTAGAGCTGGGTGGAGGCTGCCTGCCCTGGACGGTGCACGAGGCTCCTGTCAGCCGAG TTGTCCAGGTGGATGGTGAGAACTCCGCTGGGCAGACGGGGCTCTTCCTCTCGGCGCTGCTGGGCCACAGCTCTGCTGTGCAGCTCTTGCTGACCTTTGGCGCCAACCCCAACCA CCGCTGCCTTGATGGCAGCACACCTGTGCACGCAGGCGCCTTCTCGGGCCGCAGCCTGGTGATGCTGCACCTGCTGCAGGCAGGCGGTGACTTGCGTCTGCATGACCAGCAGGGTCGCACGCCTTGGGACTGGGCCGAGCAGGGTGGTGCCAAGCAGAGCTGGGAG GTGCTGGAGCTATTAGAGCTGTGCCGAGCCCACATGTCGGCACTAGTGTGTGACGGTGAGTTGGCGGTCAGTGCATCCCTGGGCCAGTTGCAGGCCGGCTGTAGACACAGCCTGTGTGGCTCCCTGTCCTTGCCGCGGCGGGAGTGTGCAGACAG GGCACCGAGACGAGAGCGCATCAGAAGACCCCCCCGAATTCCAGCCTTGGGGTTTGGCCAG CTGAGCTGCCTGAGGCCACTGGGGCTGGTGACAGGCATACCCCTCGCGGACCCCAAGGAGCTGCTGCCAGCCCAGGGTGAGCCCGACCGCACCTACGAGAGCAGCTCCCACACCCTCATGGCCAA TCTCCTGTGGAGGGGCCACCCTGTGACAGCTCGGAAGCTGAAGGCACCTGGAGCTCAGCCGGATGTGCTGTTAGCTGACCTTCAGCACTGCAG CACCCTGCACCACCCTAACCTGTTGCTGCTGATGGCACTGAGCCCCTCGGCCGACCTGTCGGGGCTGTGCCTCCTCTTCGAACCGGTGTGGCTGGGCTCCCTGCACGTGGTGCTGCACCCACGTGGGCCGAGTCCAGAAGGACCCCGCGCTGTGCCGGGGCTGCTGCCTGGCCACCTGCTGCTGCAGGTGCTGGAGGCGCTGCTGTTCCTGCAGGCCCGCTGGCACGCCCACGGTGGCCTTAGCTCTCACGCCGTGCAGCTGGTACGGCCAGGCCTGGCCAAAGTGAGCAGCCTGGAGCACGGGCGGCCCCTGCACCAACGCTGGCTGCAGCCTAG GCCACAGCAGGGCTACTCCTGGGGGGGCTTAGGCCCAGGGCTGCCCCCGCCTCCTGAACTGTACCCATGGCTGCCACTGGAGCTCATCTGCGGTGACACGCCTGCTGCCACCTCAGATCTCTACAGCTTCTGCATCCTGGCCCAGGAGGTGTTCACTG GACAgctgccctgggctgggaggAAGGGGCCTGAGGTGAAGGCTAAATTGGAGGCAGGTGAGAGCCCCGCCCTGGATCCCCTGGTGCCAGCCCCCTACCAGGCCCTGGTTcaggctgggctgggcctggggccAGCTGACCGCTGGGGCAGCCTGCAGAACACTCGCTACCTGCTGCAGGAGGCCATGGCCCAG GACTCAGCTCCTGAGGTGAGCTCCTGGATGCACTGGACCACACGGTGCCCTGCATCTCAGGATTTCCTACCAG ACACACTCTACTGTGAGGTGGCTCCCAGAACCAAGATTCCACCCAGGCCTGTGCCCCCTGTGATGTCCCTAGGCCTCTCCCCATGCCAG GCCCTGAAGACTCCTGAGGTCACAGGCCGCAGCAGAGTCCAGAGGGCCCCAGCCTGGGACTCAGGCAGCAGCTTGACTCTAGGCAACAGCCCGAGTCCTGGCTCCAGCCTCTACCCAGGCTCCAGCCCTGCAACCCGGGTCAGCCTGCACCACTGCCTGGAGCCTAGCTCGACA GAGCCCAGTACCGAGCTGATCAGAGGATGTCTCTTCTCCAGCCTGCAGAA GATGGATCTGCTGGAGGAGATCATAGCGGAGCTGCAGGGTGGATGCCCACTCAGAGACAAGCCCAGCCTCGACCCCGCTCCTGAAACTGATTCTTAA
- the LOC123931502 gene encoding inactive serine/threonine-protein kinase TEX14-like isoform X1, which yields MESRLPQARRDCRDWELAEVLHNGPPRTSASGVKGRDSPEPCCPSVVQVDGENSAGQTGLFLSALLGHSSAVQLLLTFGANPNHRCLDGSTPVHAGAFSGRSLVMLHLLQAGGDLRLHDQQGRTPWDWAEQGGAKQSWEVLELLELCRAHMSALVCDGELAVSASLGQLQAGCRHSLCGSLSLPRRECADRAPRRERIRRPPRIPALGFGQLSCLRPLGLVTGIPLADPKELLPAQGEPDRTYESSSHTLMANLLWRGHPVTARKLKAPGAQPDVLLADLQHCSTLHHPNLLLLMALSPSADLSGLCLLFEPVWLGSLHVVLHPRGPSPEGPRAVPGLLPGHLLLQVLEALLFLQARWHAHGGLSSHAVQLVRPGLAKVSSLEHGRPLHQRWLQPRPQQGYSWGGLGPGLPPPPELYPWLPLELICGDTPAATSDLYSFCILAQEVFTGQLPWAGRKGPEVKAKLEAGESPALDPLVPAPYQALVQAGLGLGPADRWGSLQNTRYLLQEAMAQDSAPEVSSWMHWTTRCPASQDFLPDTLYCEVAPRTKIPPRPVPPVMSLGLSPCQALKTPEVTGRSRVQRAPAWDSGSSLTLGNSPSPGSSLYPGSSPATRVSLHHCLEPSSTEPSTELIRGCLFSSLQKMDLLEEIIAELQGGCPLRDKPSLDPAPETDS from the exons ATGGAGTCGAGGCTCCCCCAGGCAAGGAGGGACTGCAGGGACTGGGAATTGGCAGAGGTGTTGCATAACGGTCCCCCCAGGACCTCTGCCTCTGGAGTAAAGGGCAGGGACAGTCCTGAGCCTTGTTGCCCCTCAGTTGTCCAGGTGGATGGTGAGAACTCCGCTGGGCAGACGGGGCTCTTCCTCTCGGCGCTGCTGGGCCACAGCTCTGCTGTGCAGCTCTTGCTGACCTTTGGCGCCAACCCCAACCA CCGCTGCCTTGATGGCAGCACACCTGTGCACGCAGGCGCCTTCTCGGGCCGCAGCCTGGTGATGCTGCACCTGCTGCAGGCAGGCGGTGACTTGCGTCTGCATGACCAGCAGGGTCGCACGCCTTGGGACTGGGCCGAGCAGGGTGGTGCCAAGCAGAGCTGGGAG GTGCTGGAGCTATTAGAGCTGTGCCGAGCCCACATGTCGGCACTAGTGTGTGACGGTGAGTTGGCGGTCAGTGCATCCCTGGGCCAGTTGCAGGCCGGCTGTAGACACAGCCTGTGTGGCTCCCTGTCCTTGCCGCGGCGGGAGTGTGCAGACAG GGCACCGAGACGAGAGCGCATCAGAAGACCCCCCCGAATTCCAGCCTTGGGGTTTGGCCAG CTGAGCTGCCTGAGGCCACTGGGGCTGGTGACAGGCATACCCCTCGCGGACCCCAAGGAGCTGCTGCCAGCCCAGGGTGAGCCCGACCGCACCTACGAGAGCAGCTCCCACACCCTCATGGCCAA TCTCCTGTGGAGGGGCCACCCTGTGACAGCTCGGAAGCTGAAGGCACCTGGAGCTCAGCCGGATGTGCTGTTAGCTGACCTTCAGCACTGCAG CACCCTGCACCACCCTAACCTGTTGCTGCTGATGGCACTGAGCCCCTCGGCCGACCTGTCGGGGCTGTGCCTCCTCTTCGAACCGGTGTGGCTGGGCTCCCTGCACGTGGTGCTGCACCCACGTGGGCCGAGTCCAGAAGGACCCCGCGCTGTGCCGGGGCTGCTGCCTGGCCACCTGCTGCTGCAGGTGCTGGAGGCGCTGCTGTTCCTGCAGGCCCGCTGGCACGCCCACGGTGGCCTTAGCTCTCACGCCGTGCAGCTGGTACGGCCAGGCCTGGCCAAAGTGAGCAGCCTGGAGCACGGGCGGCCCCTGCACCAACGCTGGCTGCAGCCTAG GCCACAGCAGGGCTACTCCTGGGGGGGCTTAGGCCCAGGGCTGCCCCCGCCTCCTGAACTGTACCCATGGCTGCCACTGGAGCTCATCTGCGGTGACACGCCTGCTGCCACCTCAGATCTCTACAGCTTCTGCATCCTGGCCCAGGAGGTGTTCACTG GACAgctgccctgggctgggaggAAGGGGCCTGAGGTGAAGGCTAAATTGGAGGCAGGTGAGAGCCCCGCCCTGGATCCCCTGGTGCCAGCCCCCTACCAGGCCCTGGTTcaggctgggctgggcctggggccAGCTGACCGCTGGGGCAGCCTGCAGAACACTCGCTACCTGCTGCAGGAGGCCATGGCCCAG GACTCAGCTCCTGAGGTGAGCTCCTGGATGCACTGGACCACACGGTGCCCTGCATCTCAGGATTTCCTACCAG ACACACTCTACTGTGAGGTGGCTCCCAGAACCAAGATTCCACCCAGGCCTGTGCCCCCTGTGATGTCCCTAGGCCTCTCCCCATGCCAG GCCCTGAAGACTCCTGAGGTCACAGGCCGCAGCAGAGTCCAGAGGGCCCCAGCCTGGGACTCAGGCAGCAGCTTGACTCTAGGCAACAGCCCGAGTCCTGGCTCCAGCCTCTACCCAGGCTCCAGCCCTGCAACCCGGGTCAGCCTGCACCACTGCCTGGAGCCTAGCTCGACA GAGCCCAGTACCGAGCTGATCAGAGGATGTCTCTTCTCCAGCCTGCAGAA GATGGATCTGCTGGAGGAGATCATAGCGGAGCTGCAGGGTGGATGCCCACTCAGAGACAAGCCCAGCCTCGACCCCGCTCCTGAAACTGATTCTTAA
- the LOC123931502 gene encoding inactive serine/threonine-protein kinase TEX14-like isoform X4: protein MESRLPQARRDCRDWELAEVLHNGPPRTSASGVKGRDSPEPCCPSVVQVDGENSAGQTGLFLSALLGHSSAVQLLLTFGANPNHRCLDGSTPVHAGAFSGRSLVMLHLLQAGGDLRLHDQQGRTPWDWAEQGGAKQSWEVLELLELCRAHMSALVCDGELAVSASLGQLQAGCRHSLCGSLSLPRRECADRAPRRERIRRPPRIPALGFGQLSCLRPLGLVTGIPLADPKELLPAQGEPDRTYESSSHTLMANLLWRGHPVTARKLKAPGAQPDVLLADLQHCSTLHHPNLLLLMALSPSADLSGLCLLFEPVWLGSLHVVLHPRGPSPEGPRAVPGLLPGHLLLQVLEALLFLQARWHAHGGLSSHAVQLVRPGLAKVSSLEHGRPLHQRWLQPRPQQGYSWGGLGPGLPPPPELYPWLPLELICGDTPAATSDLYSFCILAQEVFTGQLPWAGRKGPEVKAKLEAGESPALDPLVPAPYQALVQAGLGLGPADRWGSLQNTRYLLQEAMAQDSAPEVSSWMHWTTRCPASQDFLPDTLYCEVAPRTKIPPRPVPPVMSLGLSPCQALKTPEVTGRSRVQRAPAWDSGSSLTLGNSPSPGSSLYPGSSPATRVSLHHCLEPSSTPAEVRNGPCWGPPGAPSSSLW from the exons ATGGAGTCGAGGCTCCCCCAGGCAAGGAGGGACTGCAGGGACTGGGAATTGGCAGAGGTGTTGCATAACGGTCCCCCCAGGACCTCTGCCTCTGGAGTAAAGGGCAGGGACAGTCCTGAGCCTTGTTGCCCCTCAGTTGTCCAGGTGGATGGTGAGAACTCCGCTGGGCAGACGGGGCTCTTCCTCTCGGCGCTGCTGGGCCACAGCTCTGCTGTGCAGCTCTTGCTGACCTTTGGCGCCAACCCCAACCA CCGCTGCCTTGATGGCAGCACACCTGTGCACGCAGGCGCCTTCTCGGGCCGCAGCCTGGTGATGCTGCACCTGCTGCAGGCAGGCGGTGACTTGCGTCTGCATGACCAGCAGGGTCGCACGCCTTGGGACTGGGCCGAGCAGGGTGGTGCCAAGCAGAGCTGGGAG GTGCTGGAGCTATTAGAGCTGTGCCGAGCCCACATGTCGGCACTAGTGTGTGACGGTGAGTTGGCGGTCAGTGCATCCCTGGGCCAGTTGCAGGCCGGCTGTAGACACAGCCTGTGTGGCTCCCTGTCCTTGCCGCGGCGGGAGTGTGCAGACAG GGCACCGAGACGAGAGCGCATCAGAAGACCCCCCCGAATTCCAGCCTTGGGGTTTGGCCAG CTGAGCTGCCTGAGGCCACTGGGGCTGGTGACAGGCATACCCCTCGCGGACCCCAAGGAGCTGCTGCCAGCCCAGGGTGAGCCCGACCGCACCTACGAGAGCAGCTCCCACACCCTCATGGCCAA TCTCCTGTGGAGGGGCCACCCTGTGACAGCTCGGAAGCTGAAGGCACCTGGAGCTCAGCCGGATGTGCTGTTAGCTGACCTTCAGCACTGCAG CACCCTGCACCACCCTAACCTGTTGCTGCTGATGGCACTGAGCCCCTCGGCCGACCTGTCGGGGCTGTGCCTCCTCTTCGAACCGGTGTGGCTGGGCTCCCTGCACGTGGTGCTGCACCCACGTGGGCCGAGTCCAGAAGGACCCCGCGCTGTGCCGGGGCTGCTGCCTGGCCACCTGCTGCTGCAGGTGCTGGAGGCGCTGCTGTTCCTGCAGGCCCGCTGGCACGCCCACGGTGGCCTTAGCTCTCACGCCGTGCAGCTGGTACGGCCAGGCCTGGCCAAAGTGAGCAGCCTGGAGCACGGGCGGCCCCTGCACCAACGCTGGCTGCAGCCTAG GCCACAGCAGGGCTACTCCTGGGGGGGCTTAGGCCCAGGGCTGCCCCCGCCTCCTGAACTGTACCCATGGCTGCCACTGGAGCTCATCTGCGGTGACACGCCTGCTGCCACCTCAGATCTCTACAGCTTCTGCATCCTGGCCCAGGAGGTGTTCACTG GACAgctgccctgggctgggaggAAGGGGCCTGAGGTGAAGGCTAAATTGGAGGCAGGTGAGAGCCCCGCCCTGGATCCCCTGGTGCCAGCCCCCTACCAGGCCCTGGTTcaggctgggctgggcctggggccAGCTGACCGCTGGGGCAGCCTGCAGAACACTCGCTACCTGCTGCAGGAGGCCATGGCCCAG GACTCAGCTCCTGAGGTGAGCTCCTGGATGCACTGGACCACACGGTGCCCTGCATCTCAGGATTTCCTACCAG ACACACTCTACTGTGAGGTGGCTCCCAGAACCAAGATTCCACCCAGGCCTGTGCCCCCTGTGATGTCCCTAGGCCTCTCCCCATGCCAG GCCCTGAAGACTCCTGAGGTCACAGGCCGCAGCAGAGTCCAGAGGGCCCCAGCCTGGGACTCAGGCAGCAGCTTGACTCTAGGCAACAGCCCGAGTCCTGGCTCCAGCCTCTACCCAGGCTCCAGCCCTGCAACCCGGGTCAGCCTGCACCACTGCCTGGAGCCTAGCTCGACA CCTGCAGAAGTGAGAAATGGGCCCTGCTGGGGGCCACCTGGGGCCCCTTCCTCATCCCTGTGGTGA
- the LOC123931502 gene encoding inactive serine/threonine-protein kinase TEX14-like isoform X3, producing MESRLPQARRDCRDWELAEVLHNGPPRTSASGVKGRDSPEPCCPSVVQVDGENSAGQTGLFLSALLGHSSAVQLLLTFGANPNHRCLDGSTPVHAGAFSGRSLVMLHLLQAGGDLRLHDQQGRTPWDWAEQGGAKQSWEVLELLELCRAHMSALVCDGELAVSASLGQLQAGCRHSLCGSLSLPRRECADRAPRRERIRRPPRIPALGFGQLSCLRPLGLVTGIPLADPKELLPAQGEPDRTYESSSHTLMANLLWRGHPVTARKLKAPGAQPDVLLADLQHCSTLHHPNLLLLMALSPSADLSGLCLLFEPVWLGSLHVVLHPRGPSPEGPRAVPGLLPGHLLLQVLEALLFLQARWHAHGGLSSHAVQLVRPGLAKVSSLEHGRPLHQRWLQPRPQQGYSWGGLGPGLPPPPELYPWLPLELICGDTPAATSDLYSFCILAQEVFTGQLPWAGRKGPEVKAKLEAGESPALDPLVPAPYQALVQAGLGLGPADRWGSLQNTRYLLQEAMAQDSAPEVSSWMHWTTRCPASQDFLPDTLYCEVAPRTKIPPRPVPPVMSLGLSPCQALKTPEVTGRSRVQRAPAWDSGSSLTLGNSPSPGSSLYPGSSPATRVSLHHCLEPSSTAHPELHGYWVAAPAFFLCRSPVPS from the exons ATGGAGTCGAGGCTCCCCCAGGCAAGGAGGGACTGCAGGGACTGGGAATTGGCAGAGGTGTTGCATAACGGTCCCCCCAGGACCTCTGCCTCTGGAGTAAAGGGCAGGGACAGTCCTGAGCCTTGTTGCCCCTCAGTTGTCCAGGTGGATGGTGAGAACTCCGCTGGGCAGACGGGGCTCTTCCTCTCGGCGCTGCTGGGCCACAGCTCTGCTGTGCAGCTCTTGCTGACCTTTGGCGCCAACCCCAACCA CCGCTGCCTTGATGGCAGCACACCTGTGCACGCAGGCGCCTTCTCGGGCCGCAGCCTGGTGATGCTGCACCTGCTGCAGGCAGGCGGTGACTTGCGTCTGCATGACCAGCAGGGTCGCACGCCTTGGGACTGGGCCGAGCAGGGTGGTGCCAAGCAGAGCTGGGAG GTGCTGGAGCTATTAGAGCTGTGCCGAGCCCACATGTCGGCACTAGTGTGTGACGGTGAGTTGGCGGTCAGTGCATCCCTGGGCCAGTTGCAGGCCGGCTGTAGACACAGCCTGTGTGGCTCCCTGTCCTTGCCGCGGCGGGAGTGTGCAGACAG GGCACCGAGACGAGAGCGCATCAGAAGACCCCCCCGAATTCCAGCCTTGGGGTTTGGCCAG CTGAGCTGCCTGAGGCCACTGGGGCTGGTGACAGGCATACCCCTCGCGGACCCCAAGGAGCTGCTGCCAGCCCAGGGTGAGCCCGACCGCACCTACGAGAGCAGCTCCCACACCCTCATGGCCAA TCTCCTGTGGAGGGGCCACCCTGTGACAGCTCGGAAGCTGAAGGCACCTGGAGCTCAGCCGGATGTGCTGTTAGCTGACCTTCAGCACTGCAG CACCCTGCACCACCCTAACCTGTTGCTGCTGATGGCACTGAGCCCCTCGGCCGACCTGTCGGGGCTGTGCCTCCTCTTCGAACCGGTGTGGCTGGGCTCCCTGCACGTGGTGCTGCACCCACGTGGGCCGAGTCCAGAAGGACCCCGCGCTGTGCCGGGGCTGCTGCCTGGCCACCTGCTGCTGCAGGTGCTGGAGGCGCTGCTGTTCCTGCAGGCCCGCTGGCACGCCCACGGTGGCCTTAGCTCTCACGCCGTGCAGCTGGTACGGCCAGGCCTGGCCAAAGTGAGCAGCCTGGAGCACGGGCGGCCCCTGCACCAACGCTGGCTGCAGCCTAG GCCACAGCAGGGCTACTCCTGGGGGGGCTTAGGCCCAGGGCTGCCCCCGCCTCCTGAACTGTACCCATGGCTGCCACTGGAGCTCATCTGCGGTGACACGCCTGCTGCCACCTCAGATCTCTACAGCTTCTGCATCCTGGCCCAGGAGGTGTTCACTG GACAgctgccctgggctgggaggAAGGGGCCTGAGGTGAAGGCTAAATTGGAGGCAGGTGAGAGCCCCGCCCTGGATCCCCTGGTGCCAGCCCCCTACCAGGCCCTGGTTcaggctgggctgggcctggggccAGCTGACCGCTGGGGCAGCCTGCAGAACACTCGCTACCTGCTGCAGGAGGCCATGGCCCAG GACTCAGCTCCTGAGGTGAGCTCCTGGATGCACTGGACCACACGGTGCCCTGCATCTCAGGATTTCCTACCAG ACACACTCTACTGTGAGGTGGCTCCCAGAACCAAGATTCCACCCAGGCCTGTGCCCCCTGTGATGTCCCTAGGCCTCTCCCCATGCCAG GCCCTGAAGACTCCTGAGGTCACAGGCCGCAGCAGAGTCCAGAGGGCCCCAGCCTGGGACTCAGGCAGCAGCTTGACTCTAGGCAACAGCCCGAGTCCTGGCTCCAGCCTCTACCCAGGCTCCAGCCCTGCAACCCGGGTCAGCCTGCACCACTGCCTGGAGCCTAGCTCGACA GCCCATCCTGAGCTCCATGGCTACTGGGTGGCAGCTCCAGCCTTTTTCCTCTGCAGGAGCCCAGTACCGAGCTGA